The following are encoded together in the Vespa velutina chromosome 3, iVesVel2.1, whole genome shotgun sequence genome:
- the LOC124947976 gene encoding uncharacterized protein LOC124947976 isoform X3, producing the protein MPGSATASPIATETATARNHHHHHHHHHHHRPGSRHLPIPIETIERRVFATRRDLFVPATVDPRPSRAVHCPDLNACLINESRIGLDEIDCRAVHFGYAIPVNVVPIKESPNLVELVLDHSSELSTRTTSFLLNHHPQLREQQRHQQQQQKQEQEQEERVQEQHYLGYQFEEEFLKMAATAKHDLRRKFPTETSSSGDEDIAAIAKQISDHAEAIYQTWKSRGLEPTEILNCHSNATAADKFGSALTPTTSPASSSGKTIETLNATSPNSAVDILAQTPNLDNGNLEKLVNNFVVEDKARIAASSQRSPSKTLPSSIQFALQKFERNSTQQQHQQTSPLKGNGSIGSSNVTKQSNKQTNSSLHSPTLSFPNKPSQIVKPQVSTKVPSAHHQEVFLETIETTFPADLTPSKIVQQKRPASTVVISSSMNSSLNSDGAGSNPGLTTWPLKNKLSDGKRSNDNSPTSGRTTPTSPQDGKIMSIVKDSSKSLVRGRSNRLVSDDAFLDEVAREEERLINALKTGSVITEEPSERTSSSIFQLAARQKPAIKKEKPKVEPVKPIIIGHNHEGVTLVPTSVALVNNVTSSVNAGNNTEGMTKSLSKDELSNMSVVDYAKVRYRAAQQNSPGQQRLEEQKSVVNVGTTYNATEQLVSSARSKFEPELRKDNNKEGNVKDDRDPITSRWGPRINSPRPRLEQVPHPELTTQQKQHIRAAAATGTGNNPVRPFLTRGSVAERVLIFEKCPSELLLDKRGPRPAGIATWRTGHEVQSKVQSYVKEKTQQKSLPPHTTLQRHVKANRNVHIPRFYFPGGKPTPLSQLEATISRITTAFQSLPGHRASRAQFHLITKACDLPLYWKVPLFLAANKDQTEHVEMNTFLEFWKELTSTHHDAASKFIRITTRGLRNNILPEDLIPLVQDVVETHPGLTFLKEAKEFHSRYVHTVIARIFYCVNRSWSGKISVAELRRSNLLAVIAVLEHEEDINQVTAYFSYEHFYVIYCKFWELDRDHDLFIDKMDLTRHNDNALSTRMIERIFSGAVTRGGVKSGGVIQQPEDKMSYTEFVWFLLSEEDKNHPTAIEYWFRCMDLDGDGYLSMFELEYFYEEQLHRMEGIGLETLPFEDCLCQMLDMIHPATPGKISLSDLKKCKMTSIFFDTFFNLEKYLDHEQRDPFASARDGHEMSDWDRFAAEEYELLVAEESGNDQKEQTLCDDET; encoded by the exons ATGCCAGGATCGGCAACGGCTTCTCCGATAGCAACGGAAACGGCTACGGCAagaaatcatcatcatcatcatcatcatcatcatcaccatcggCCGGGTAGCCGGCACTTGCCGATACCGATCGAAACGATAGAACGCCGGGTTTTTGCAACCCGACGTGATCTTTTCGTTCCGGCCACGGTCGATCCTCGTCCAAGTAGGGCCGTACATTGTCCTGACTTGAACGCCTGTTTGATCAATGAATCGCGTATAGGCCTCGACGAGATTGACTGTCGTGCCGTCCATTTTGGTTACGCGATTCCCGTGAACGTAGTACCGATAAAGGAGAGTCCTAACTTGGTCGAGCTTGTCCTAGATCATTCGTCGGAGTTGAGTACTAGAACGACAAGTTTTTTATTGAATCATCACCCTCAACTTCGCGAGCAACAGCGacaccaacaacaacaacagaaaCAGGAACAGGAACAGGAAGAACGTGTACAGGAACAGCATTACCTCGGTTATCAGTTTGAAGAGGAATTCTTGAAAATGGCCGCAACGGCGAAACACGATCTCCGTAGAAAATTTCCTACGGAAACTTCGTCGTCCGGTGACGAAGACATAGCAGCTATTGCTAAACAAATAAGTGATCACGCCGAAGCGATATATCAGACGTGGAAAAGCCGTGGTTTGGAACCAACGGAGATTTTAAATTGTCACAGTAATGCGACAGCCGCCGACAAGTTTGGCAGTGCCCTTACACCAACCACTTCGCCCGCTAGTTCCAGTGGTAAAACCATCGAGACGTTAAACGCAACCAGCCCTAACTCGGCGGTGGATATTCTCGCTCAGACCCCGAACTTGGACAATGGTAATTTAGAAAAGCTAGTGAACAATTTCGTGGTCGAGGACAAAGCGAGAATAGCCGCTTCTAGCCAAAGATCACCCTCGAAGACTTTACCTTCTTCCATTCAATTTGCCTTgcaaaaattcgaaagaaattcgacgcagcaacaacatcaacaaACGTCGCCGCTTAAGGGCAATGGTTCTATTGGCTCGAGTAACGTAACGAAACAGAGCAATAAACAGACCAATTCGTCCCTTCATTCGCCGACCTTGTCTTTCCCTAATAAACCATCGCAAATAGTTAAACCTCAAGTTTCGACTAAGGTACCGAGTGCTCATCATCAGGAAGTCTTTCTCGAGACAATCGAAACGACATTCCCGGCAGATCTGACACCTTCTAAGATCGTACAACAAAAGAGACCGGCCAGTACGGTAGTAATATCATCTTCTATGAACTCTAGCTTAAACTCTGACGGTGCTGGCTCGAATCCGGGCTTGACCACGTGGccgttgaaaaataaattgagcGATGgtaaacgatcgaacgataacAGTCCTACCTCGGGTAGGACAACGCCGACTAGCCCTCAGGATGGTAAAATCATGTCCATTGTTAAAGATTCCAGCAAAAGTTTGGTTCGTGGTCGTTCGAATCGTTTAGTCAGCGACGATGCTTTCCTCGACGAGGTGGCacgagaagaggaaagattGATAAACGCATTGAAAACGGGTTCTGTTATAACCGAGGAACCGTCCGAGAGAACAAGCTCTTCTATATTTCAATTAGCCGCACGTCAAAAGCCAgcgattaaaaaggaaaagcctAAAGTTGAACCTGTTAAGCCAATTATTATTGGACATAATCACGAAGGAGTGACCTTGGTACCGACGTCAGTCGCATTGGTTAACAATGTGACATCGTCAGTTAATGCCGGCAACAATACGGAAGGAATGACCAAGTCTTTGAGCAAGGACGAGCTCTCAAACATGTCTGTTGTCGATTATGCCAAAGTAAGGTACAGAGCTGCTCAACAAAACTCACCGGGTCAGCAAAGACTCGAGGAACAGAAATCGGTTGTTAACGTGGGTACAACGTACAATGCTACGGAACAATTGGTATCGAGCGCTAGGTCAAAGTTCGAACCAGAATTacgtaaggataataataaagaagggAACGTTAAGGATGACAGAGATCCTATAACATCTAGATGGGGTCCTAGAATAAATTCACCAAGGCCACGATTGGAACAAGTGCCACATCCTGAACTGACGACGCAACAGAAACAACACATAAGAGCTGCCGCAGCTACGGGTACTGGAAATAATCCGGTTAGACCATTTCTCACTAGAGGATCGGTCGCTGAACGTGTATTGATCTTCGAGAAATGTCCTAGCGAGTTATTGCTTGATAAACGAGGTCCTCGACCAGCTGGTATCGCAACGTGGAGAACTGGGCATGAGGTTCAGAGCAAGGTTCAG aGTTACGTAAAGGAAAAGACCCAGCAAAAAAGTTTACCACCACACACTACTTTACAGAGGCACGTGAAGGCGAACAGAAATGTTCACATACCTAg GTTCTACTTCCCTGGCGGCAAACCCACACCTCTTTCTCAACTCGAGGCTACCATTTCGAGAATTACTACGGCGTTTCAAAGTTTGCCAGGTCATCGAGCCTCTCGTGCACAATTTCACTTGATCACGAAG GCCTGTGATCTACCCCTTTATTGGAAGGTACCACTTTTTCTTGCCGCTAACAAAGATCAGACCGAACACGTAGAGATGAACACTTTCCTTGAATTTTGGAAGGa ATTAACGAGTACTCATCATGATGCAGCTAGCAAGTTCATTAGAATCACGACGCGTGGTTTAAGAAACAACATATTACCTGAAGATTTGATACCATTGGTTCAGGATGTTGTTGAAACACATCCaggattaacatttttaaaggAAGCTAAGGAATTTCATTCACGTTATGTTCACAcg gTAATCGCGAGGATATTTTATTGCGTCAATCGTAGCTGGAGCGGAAAAATTTCGGTAGCTGAATTACGAAGAAGTAATCTTCTAGCAGTAATAGCTGTTCTTGAACATGAAGAAGATATTAATCAGGTTACCGCTTACTTCAGTTACGAACATTTCTATGTGATTTATTGTAAGTTCTGGGAATTGGATCGCGATCATgatctttttatcgataaaatggaTCTAACGAGACACAACGATAACG CATTATCTACGCGAATGATCGAGCGGATATTTAGCGGGGCAGTTACGAGAGGTGGTGTAAAAAGTGGGGGTGTGATTCAACAACCAGAAGATAAGATGAGTTACACGGAATTTGTATGGTTTCTTTTAAGCGAAGAGGATAAAAATCATCCAACAGCTATCGAGTATTGGTTTAg ATGTATGGATCTTGACGGGGATGGTTATCTGTCCATGTTTgaattggaatatttttatgagGAACAGTTGCATCGTATGGAAGGTATTGGACTCGAAACTTTACCTTTCGAAGATTGCCTCTGTCAG ATGTTAGATATGATTCATCCAGCAACACCCGGAAAAATCTCATTAAGCGATctaaagaaatgtaaaatgacATCGATCTTTTTTGATACTTTCTTCAATCTAGAAAAATATCTCGATCATGAACAGAGAGATCCATTTGCTTCGGCACGAGATGGTCATGag atGTCCGACTGGGATCGATTTGCGGCAGAAGAATATGAATTATTGGTTGCCGAAGAAAGTGGTAATGACCAAAAGGAGCAAAC GCTGTGTGATGATGAAACGTAA